AGTCTTCATTTCATTCAtttccgttcataatttatgcATATGGTCATTCCTCACCTGATTGGCCGGTTTGCAGGGATAACAGCCAAAATGATGAAGATAAGGTGAAAAGTTGAACTCCTGGCGAGAATGAAGCGCGCTAGGGTGGTGCTTTTCGACCGCCCCAGCGTGAATGCGTACGAAACTGATGCACGAACAAAGTCAAGCGCACTAGGGCGGTTATTTTTTGCCTCTCCGGCGTGCAAAGATAAAGAAACGAGTGTTGGAAAAAAGACCTCACGCTAGGGCAGTATTTCCATTCCGGCACGCTAGGAAGAAAACGTGAAGTACAAGACAGAACATGTCGTGCTAGGACGGTGTTTTTTGACCGCTCCAGCAAGACGCGATAAGGAAAAAAATATCTCAGATTTTCGACGTTTATGGACTCCAAAGGGGCATCAATAAATTAGGGAACCCTAGCGACGTGAAAGGAGAGGAATACACACAAATCATTATATACACGAACACAAGCAGCCGCCGCACGAGGAACACTTGAGTTGAGGAGGTAAGCAAGGAAGACAAGATTTCGCGCAACCTCTTCTCGTTCTTCCAtttcttttaatattatttcGTGAAGAAGctttgtttaattatttttttgatgATAAACGGTAGTAACTAAGTTCTATTTTGTTAAGATTTAGTGGATCCTATCCCAAAACTTGATTCATGATAATTTAATCTTCGACATTTGATTTATGtttgattgtgttattaatattatttgaattgttgaagcATACTTAACTTCTACAATATGTTATATTGCAGTTAAATTTGAGAGAAGATTTTGCAGTAGGAACGAATAGCATAATTCATAGATTTACAATTaatatagatatatgaaattgaatATATGTTGACAATGATAGTCCAATTGGTCGAAAGCTAGGAAATTCTACAAATCATTCACGCAACCGActatgataaataattaaagagatttaattatttcattATATTGAATTAGTTTATCATAACTTAAAATAGTTTGTTAATAATTTAGAGAATCtcgtaaaaaatataaataattgttGGACTTGGAGTTAATTATTGAATCAACGTGAATTGAAAATTCCAACAAATTACTTAACATCTGATTTCAATATTTGCTTATGTTTATTTTTGTGTTGTTAAATTCTAGTTTGGTCGGAAACTCATGCACTCGATCCTCCCATGTTATTGTTAACAAGCAGCTAAAGAATTATTTTCTATGATAAAATTTGTGTGATACAGTCTCTATGAGATGATAATTGTATTCATATGTATACTATAACTTGACTCATGCACTTACGATTTATTTTAGCATAAAGGTTTATTTTATTGCGCCATTTATAGTACAAGAAAAAATCTATTGTTATTCTTAGTTATTCTCTTTATTTATAATCCAACCACGGGGATGggtctatttaattttcttgaagtCGATACCTTCCTATATTGCAGATTCTTCTTCTGGTGTATGCCATGATCTGTTGGCTTGGAACTTGAACCGTTTGATTCAGAATCCATATGTGAAAGAAACAACAAAAGCTTAAGATGGCCGAAGTAGAAACACCGAAAGGCAATGGAGATGGCGAGCAATACGACGAGAGACCTGCACCTAGACTCGTGATGGATTGTGCCCAGCCTTCTCTTGATGGGTGGCGCCCAAGCATAGTGAGAACAGTTGTGCAAGCAAACCAGTTTGAAATCAAGCCACccataatccagatgattcagaacttAGTCCAATTTGGGGAACGACACTGGATGACCCCAGGACTCACATAGCAAATTTCCTCAAAATTTGCGACACAGGGGGTTTCTGACGATGTTATTCGTTTACGTTATTTCCTTTTTCATTGAGAGATAAACTAAAGcatggttaaattgtttgcTTGTAGGTTCCATATGCGACGTGGGAAGATATGGCAAAGGCGTTTCTTCCTAAGTACATCACTGGTTTTTCGTAAGTCAagcaaaaaaaaatcatatgagACATGAGAGTGCTACAAAGATCTGTTGCGAAGATGCCTACATCATGAACTGCCATTGTGACTTCTAGTACAAACTTTTTACTATGGTTTAACTACTTCTAATTGCACCATGATAGATGCAGCACCATGTGGAAATCTCTTGCCGAAAACAACAGAAGAAGGATATGCGTTATTAGAGATTACAACTGCTAATAGttatcatcctcagtctgagAGGAACAACGCGTGGAGATCCATGGGAATTCATCAAGTAGATGATTTTACTGCTATGGTTGCACAGTTGGATGTCATGAATGAAAAAATTGACAATTTGAGCATGGGAGGTCCTGCCATGGCCATTCAGAAGGTATTTGTCGATATATCTGGTGATGAACATATCACCAAGTATTGTCAATATGGAAATCCTTTCTATGTACCGGAGAGGGAGCCAGTCAACCATGTGGGTAGCCAAAATCGTCCTAGAAACGACCCCCTATTCAAACACATTATCCTGGTGGAGACAACATCCAAATTTTTCATGGGTTGGTCAGAATAATCAAAAGGATAAATCCATCAATCTGCATGCATGaaatcttgatggaagaaaaATATTCACCTTTGATGCAACCTCATAGGAAACTCAACTCAAAGATGCAGTATGTAGTAAAAGTTGAGACCATCAAACTTCTAGATACATATATTATCTATCTTATATCTGACAGTGCATTGATAAGTAATATTCAATGTGTGCTTAAGAAGAGTGATATAATTATGGTTAAAGATGAGTTGATCCCCACTATGATAGTTACGGTTTGGCGAGTGTGTAttaattatagaaaattaaatgatgaaaatcgTAAAGATCATTTCCTCCGCTCCATTGATCAGATGCTTCGGATATTGGTgggtcatgaattttattgttttttaaatGGATATTCGGGAAATAACCAAATCACAAGTGCACCACGTTCACTTATCCTTATGGTACTTTCGTATTTAGACGTGTGCCTTATGGTTTCTGTAATGCACCCGTCACTTTTCAAATATGTATGACCGCTATATTTCATGACATAGCATTCTCAAGATGTACTGGATGTAGCTCCAGATGATCAATTAAATTACCCTTTAACTTTCTCAGAGGTCAGCAGCCACTTTTGCAGCAGCTAAATTAATGTGTTTAAACTGTATCTCATGTATAACACAGTACGGAAAATGAACTGCTTACACTGATGAAGAAGCCTTAAAGTTGGCATATATGGTCCATCACGAATGTTGAAAAACAGAGGCACGTTGTTTACCAGGACCAGATTCAGATGATTTTGACTtcacaaaagaaaaatggagataTTGTAACATCAGAAACAGAATTAAAGACTGCAAAGTATAACTATGGAGTACCCAGCTATAGGAGTTTTCAGAAAGAGAGAAACCATTTTGCAACAATCAGTGGAGACTTTTTTGGCAGCAAATCTTCCAACACAGGTTCAAGTCCTGGGTActggaaaaaagaaaagaaaaggtaCAGCACTTGCAGTAGATGTAGAATTTAAATCCAGGAGTACTTGTCACCATTCAAAAGGTTAAAAAAGTGAGAATCATTCCAAACCTCATCTGCAATGCTTTGCCGAATTTTTCGTTGCACAGATGCCTTCACTTGATTTTGGGCAGAAACTTCTTCAGATGAGAACCTAAAAGCCGAAACTAAGAAGATTGTCAGATATTAATGCAATGTCAATGGACCAAATGAGGGTCATAAAGAAAGTTAGAGCATCATCATCCACGAAAAGAAAAGACCAAACCCAAACTAATAAGGCAGCAGAATCACAAAGGCTGTTCAAATCACAACTAAAGCAATAAATTACACCCGTATTAGAAAGATGAAAATTGTCTAATGGCAGGAATATATTGAAATTCCTAGCAGCAGCTGTAGAAATTAATGGCACGGTGGAATAATTGACTGAAAGAGGCATGCCGTACTTTTTCACCAGGTTAAGCAAGTTGAGAgacttttgaaaattaatggGATAGAAAACTACCTGAGAAAAGACAATGAAGAATATACAGACAGGCAGCCTTCTGCTTTTTGAGAAACAAAGGAGGGTAGACTGTGAAGAGAATTGTCAATCCAGAAAGTTTTAGCGAAAAGTATGAGGATGGGTATTTCCTTCTCCATGAATACGTCGAAAAGTAATTTCAAATGGTTTACAAAGGCTTTCAGGGAATCAACTCAAATTACAAAATGAGGATTTTACTGGATTTGGTACGACAGGAAAAGTATGGTTTTTGAGGGTCCGTGCTTAGCATTGATTCGTTATTAGTTAAATCAAGTTGCATATTTTGGAAGCACGTAACATCATTGGATTTTTTAGGGGACATAGTTGCTTAGACGTTGTACCATGAAATCTTTAATCTTACCGATTAAAAAATAGGAAAAAACAAATGGACCGGGAAAAGAAGTATGCTTTCTAATAAACATTATGGCCAGCAAATAATAATTggcaatttggcatacaatttccAGCCTATAAGCAGAAGCAAACAATCTTCATGTAATAATTTCCACAATAACGACCATTCTAAATACTTTTTTTTCCACCAAATTGGCAATTCCCCCTTTCCATTCTGTTTTTTATCCAACTTAAGTGGTTTCAGCAGAAAACAAAATCActcacatgaaaaataaaaaatttccaaTTTACAGCTGCACCAAAAGTCCCCAGAAAGAAAGATGAGAAGCAACATACAACATTAAAACAACCAACCAAAACTTGTACATACAAGATCACAGGGGGGAAACGGGTTACACCGCTCGGAGTGTGAGATTAAACACTATTAAAAATCGGATCCTCCATGCGTTCATCTAGTTTGTCTAAACAATCGAGTGGAACCAAAAAATCCCAGTAGATTCATCGAATACAAAGAATTTAGCTCTTACTTCTTGAACATTCTTCCGGGAAGTGCGCGAAGAGTTATAGCTTCAACAGAAACGGACAAAGCGAATGACAACGGTGATTCGACGAATACGGTAGGGCGGGCTTATTTGATGGGCtcccataaaaaaaattaattatatagttcaaataaataaatatttatataattattattatatttaaatttccGTTCTATTTTTTTCCAAGATTTTTAATCCAAAACCGGTAGCTCGCTTTTTTTCaatctaattttttaaataataaatgaaaaaaCACCTCCTAAACTAATTCTTTATTGAGTGGGTCTCACTgctcttaatctgtgagacgggtcaaccatacccatattcacaataaaaaataatactcttaggctGTGTTTGTTTGcaggataaaataaactaatgattagtaagtaaatgataaagaaaatgattgctgtagaaatgtaatatatggtagtatgtttggtaagatttttaagtataggataattttgaaaattttgataaaatgacaaaattgtccttcctcttttatttttcttcttccaCTCCGATGGCGGTGGTCCGACGGCGACAGTCCGGCGGCGGCTGTGCGGTGGTCCGGTGGAGGCTGTGCGGTGGCGTCCGGCGAATTTCCGGCTAGGGCGGGGGCGGCGAATGTCCGGCGGCGGCGGTCCGACGAGGGCGACGGTCGGCGAGGGCGGCGACGGCGGTCCGGCGACTGAGGTGGTTCAATAGCGGTGAAggaagaagggtaaaattggaaagagAGTAGGGATAGAGGAGGGATTAATAATCCTTCGGAGGAAGGAGGTATTATTTAATCACACATAATACCACCTAATCACTTGTAGGAGGGATTGGGCTGGATAAATAAAAATCGTACCAAACGCATGATAAAGTGCGATAAAATAATCAATCTTACCTAATCCTATCTACCAAACGCagtcttagtataaaaagtaatactttttcattgacgacccaaataagagatccatctcacaaatatgacccgtgagaccgtctcatataagtttttgccttcttTATTCATTTCTCCCTAATTTTACCCTAATTTTTTATACGAGATTACAAGCTATCGGGACCATGATGTCAATTTAAAGGGATTATATGTGTCACTTCAGTGTGTGGTTATATGGATTTCATGGAATTAGGTGGGGGACTTggaattagaaataattagaaATCTCATTTTGATTATTTGGTATGATAAACTTTTAAAACATGATTGGTAttactgaaacgtctgctaaactactgaaaatttatttttttaaaaaaataatccaaGCCTTGGCCGAATCCAACGTACATATAAAACttataaaattcgaaacatAATCCATAAAATAATTCCAACTACTAAGGAAGATCATCTGCAATTGAAATCCTCAAATGTGAATCCAACTTAAAAGTTATTTTTACAATAAACACAGACATATTACTAAAAATCTGTCAACCATCACAACATAAAAATCATGGACATTTTGAAATAATGTTTTAATCATAACCCTCATAAAATCATAATTTGCAAAAGAATCGCAAGGTCCTCGAGATTCTCGTGCGCCACCAGCTCAGTCCACTCAGTCCTCAGCACCTCTAGTCCCCTCAACAGCATGCTCCCCTGCATCGATcccacctagtgagtctaaagacttaacACATCTGAGCCGTATaacaaaatacatatacatatcaagcaacaatgaaaagtatcataattaaaataactttcatgatcttcaaaagcataaacataaacatattcatattcaaatCATGCCATCATATATGTATtcgttttttcttttttgaatgaagatcattattttttactttcGTATCAGTTgttagtcgatggatccatctacgtataaccatggTACCAGGTGAcgaggacatcagcgacactctcaccggtcaactgagcattggccttacatgttttatattcatgttcgtgttcaTATTTGTCACAACCAAGTATCCTCCTTCAAACATGTTATCATATTCACCACTTATAAAatatcatgcatatacatacattttttaaaaaacaagcATGCGACGTATtttcaacattttttttttataaaaattcagtattcatataaaataaacattttaaacatgcatattTCTAACTAAATTcaggtgcaaaatgatcattttaccaCTGAAACCCTaatttgaccattttacccctcgATCTTAAAACTTCGACCTGAATCTATCCAAACTTATCAAAACACCTTAAAACATACTTTCAATCATTTTTTAGACATAAACTTAAATTCATTCATTAAATTCtctaatttgttttaaaacttggaccagaGTCTCATTATAACCCGAATCAACCTAAAACTCAACCAAACATTCCCAAACTTAAACCATGATTTAACCACATATGATCCGCCCTTAAACAACATAATGCAGATCTTTTAGGACCCTCGAAGGACTCCTGAAAGGATGCTATAATTTCCTGCACATGTGAGCCAAAATCCTACTCCACAACCAAGACAAATACTTGGCCTTAACCCAAACCAGTAGGACCAGGCCCTAACCAATCAATCTAGGACTAAGACCAGACCCTCCTGGACCAGTAACATGCAAGCGGACGTGCCCAAGCCACTCGAAACACCACGCTCGCACACCCTTTAATCAATCCTAGACACCcaatgtaacgtaccgtacttttaactaTTTTATAATTtccggaaaaattaaaattttcgtaaatacaaaataaactttcaaatttgcaTTAAAATAACTTGCTCGTCTAAAACATTTGCAATAAAAACAACCACAACCAAGTTTGCCAAAAGTAACAAtcgtttaaaaatcataaactacttcatgaaaatcagagtattaaaaCGTCgtgcataaaatcttaaaacatgggcAGTATTCGGATTTAGCCTCCTGCGCATTCCAAGCCGgttcattggtccccacccgtagtctcctcaaagtcatcctcacctacatcgatcaagtctagtgagtctaaagactcaacatatatAAGCTGGAGATAACAattactacataataaaaccacatgcatctttaacGTAGGgcttacatacttgaaacttgaacataaTAGTATAAACATaattgaaacttgaacgtaatagCATAAATGTAGACTTGacatcatcataaaacttttcttaaGCATACTTGTAtcacatacttgagcatacacaacatcattttgcgtagaaatATGTTTCAAAGTAAGTGACTCATACATAAATATGTCTGATCATACTAAACCACAATAATGGGCTGACATGaaaaatccactgccacatacatgagatctcgggtcatgctttaccgggtggattggtccctggtcattctttaccgctttccaatcctgatctaaacccggtcatgctttaccggggtggagaggtcctcggctacATTCActgacttccaaacccgttcataatttggtcacaagacatttagcatgcctcaaaaataaaatattttcttttgcacgtcgaacatactcaCAGTAGCATTGAGGGATTTGTTTGATCTCGCTTgaggccactgctgcacatactaacatgagttcgaatcctatcttgcataacttagacgtatagtTATGCTCTCACCCAAAATTGATAAATTTCCTTATGACGTTGTAATCTCTCGGAACTcaacctcgtttaatcatcgtactaaatcatgacatcaaaccccaaaacaatcccttaaaaaaatattttttttaaaaagggtACACGGTTTGGGTAGGGGTCCGGGTAGCTCTGGAAATTcgtattttgaaagaaaaaacgCCAGATCCTGTGTCAAGGTTCGgctaagggtccgtgtaggtgctggAATTGTAAACCAAGAGAGAAACACTACACTTATGGCTTATTCCTCCTAACTCGGTCATATGGACAGTAAACCAatgcctcgagacccatcctaggatgaTATGAAACTTATTCAAACTCAAACAAACACCCAAAACAACTACGCATCACAAACAACGCAACCCAATCCGTGAACTCGACATTTGACACCAAAACgcatcctacgacttctaatgcaaacAAATGCCTACCGATGCGATCCGACACACCAAaaaccatcccaacatcatactcaacatacttAAACGCAGCAGCGAACACCCGTCGTTCTACCACAAATCCTGCAACAATGAAAATTCAAGAacgcattttcagaaaaacgcagtttgagcagtcccacgaaaacgatcACAACTAACTCATTTCTTAtcaaaatatttcgaatttactgtcaaatcgaaggtataaaaaatttctacgttttatatgttgcaagtttttccagaaaatcgaccTAAAAGTAgcagtatttaaaatgacagcAAGTTTCGAGTTTCCAGAtctaaaatcgtttcaaaatcgatccaaccAATTTTTTCTTAAACTTTGTACAAAATACATAACAACTAATAAACATAAAAACAAATATTATGACGAAATCGATGCATAAACGAAAGAACATACATgttttttgatatttaaaataccgaaACTACGATACCGAATCGAGGATGATGCGAGAGACGATCCGGGATGAACGTGGacgattttcttgaagaattGCTCAAGTCTTTGAAGGGAGAGGGCGGCTGCTGAGTTTTCTTGAAACCCTAGGTTTTATTTTGTTCTCTAAATTTAAAAGAAGGCAAAAAGGAAATATGAATATGTGTGTGAGTCGTGTATTAGTGTGTGCATGTGTTTTTTGTAAAAATGGTAACGTGTGATTAAGGCTAATTatgtttaattaaatatatgataACCAATTACAAGTTAATTAGAATGCTAATACtccaaatttaataaaatacacatGTCTCAAATTTCCAAATTTAAAATATCCAACAATTCAACTTAATATTTTAAAAGGTTTAAAAtcatcaaataattaattaggctttaaaaaaaatgctaacaacttaataaatcatttaaaatatctcaaccctaacttaaaataaaataccacattttaaaatcgtCAAAATCGTTGTCGGTCTCTATTCCTCGATCTCGCattgaataatcgcctgaaacatgaaactcgagaaaacattttaacgtgcatcacataaacataaataatttaaaataagtaaatttaataaatcatgcatcgctaaaaatcatttaaaagtaaacaaataatttaacaatttaagtaAATGTATAgtttttacgtgtactgaatttgagcTTTACAGTTCTT
This Primulina eburnea isolate SZY01 chromosome 2, ASM2296580v1, whole genome shotgun sequence DNA region includes the following protein-coding sequences:
- the LOC140822912 gene encoding uncharacterized protein isoform X1, which produces MEKEIPILILFAKTFWIDNSLHSLPSFVSQKAEGCLSVYSSLSFLRFSSEEVSAQNQVKASVQRKIRQSIADEYPGLEPVLEDLLPKKSPLIVAKCQNHLNLVLVNNVPLFFNIRDGPYMPTLRLLHQYPNIMKKLQVDRGAIKFVLSGANIMCPGLTSPGGALDDKVDAETPVAIMAEGKEHALAIGFTKMSAKDIRAINKGIGVDNMHYLNDGLWKMERLD